A stretch of DNA from Natrinema salaciae:
GATGTTCTACTACTTCCGGCTGGGCGGCGTCTGCTGGGACCTCCCCGAACCCCGCCAGGAGTTCGTCGAGAAGTGTCGGGACTTCCTCGACGAACTCCCCGCCAAGGTCGACGAGTATCACGACCTGCTGACCGGCAACGAAATCTTCCAGCGACGGACGATGGGAACGGGGGTCCTCGAGCCCGAGGTCGCCAAGGATTACGGCTGTACCGGCCCCGTCGCCCGCGGCTCGGGGGTCGACTACGATCTGCGGCGGGACGACCCGTACGGCTACTACGAGAACCTCGAGTGGAACGTCGTCACCGAAGACAGTTGCGACAATCACGCGCGCGTCCTCGTTCGGCTTCGCGAAGTCGAGGAGTCGGCGAAGATCATCGAACAGTGTCTCGACCTGCTCGAGGACTGGCCCGACGACGAACGAACCGTCCAGAGCAACGTGCCGCGGACGCTCAAACCGGACGCGGGAACCGAGACCTACCGAGCCGTCGAGTCCGCGAAGGGCGAACTCGGCATCTACATCCGCGCGGACGGCTCGAACTCGCCGGCCCGGTTCAAGATCCGGAGCCCGTGCTTCCACAACCTCTCCGCGCTGCCCGAGATGGCCGAAGGCGAGTACGTCGCGGACCTGATCGCATCGCTGGGCAGTCTCGACATCGTCCTGGGGAGCGTCGATCGCTGACGCCGGTTCGAGCCGACCGGGGCGTCTCGACGGTCGTTCGACCACGCCCGCGGCGTCTCGCCCGTCGGGGGAGCACCGAGACGCCGACTGTACGAACTTATTTGACCGTGAGCGCGCAATCCACCGTCGTATGGAAACCGGAGGATTCGAGGGATACGGCGGGCGACACGTACCGGAGCCGCTGCGAGAACCGCTCGAAGAGCTAGCCGCGGCGTACGACGACGTCGCGACCACCGACGCGTTCCAATCGGAGCTGCGCGGCCTGCTCGAGGAGTTCGCCGGTCGCCCGACCCCGCTGTACTACGCGCGCAACCTGAGCGAGCGCTACGGGGCCGACATCTACCTCAAGCGCGAGGATCTGCTCCACGGCGGGGCGCACAAGATCAACAACTGTCTGGGGCAGGCCCTGCTCGCCAAACGAGCCGGTCGCGACAGACTGATCGCCGAGACCGGGGCCGGCCAGCACGGGACCGCGACCGCGATGGTCGGTGCCCTGCTCGGCCTCGAGACGGAGATCTACATGGGGAGGAAAGACGTCGAGCGCCAGGAGATGAACGTCTTCCGGATGCGGCTGATGGGAGCCGAGGTCAACGAGGTCACTCGCGGCGACGAGGGGCTGGCCGACGCCGTCGACGCGGCGCTCGAGGACTTCGCCGAGAACGTCGAGGACACCCACTACCTGGTGGGCAGCGTCGTGGGTCCCGATCCGTTCCCGCGGATGGTTCGGGACTTCCAGAGCGTCATCGGCCGGGAGGCCCGCGAACAGATCCGAGAGCGGACCGGAGCACTCCCCGACGCGGCGGTCGCCTGCGTCGGCGGCGGCTCGAACGCGATCGGCCTCTTCCACGCGTTCCGCGACGATCCCGTCGATTTCTACGGTGCCGAGGGCGGCGGAGAGGGTCCGGACTCGAGCCGACACGCCGCCCCGCTCGCGTCGGGAACGGACGACGTCATCCACGGCATGAAGACGCGCGTCATCGACGACGACGTCGAGGTCCACTCCGTTTCGGCGGGGCTGGACTACCCCGGCGTCGGCCCCGAACACGCCATGTACCGGGCCGTCGGTCGCTGCGAATACACGGGCGTCACCGACGACGAGGCGCTCGCGGCGTTCCGCGAGCTGAGCGAGACGGAGGGGATCATCCCCGCGCTCGAGTCCAGTCACGCGATCGCTCGCGCGATCGACCTCGCCGAAGCGGGCGAGCACGACACGATCCTCGTGAGCCTCTCGGGTCGCGGCGACAAGGACATGGAGACGGCGGCGGCGACGTTCGACCTTTGAACAGCACCGCGACTGGTTCGAGCGTCGTCTCGGGACTCGAGAAACCGACGCCGTTAGGACGGCGGTAGCGAGACGAAAGCCACGGCGGTCGCCGCGGGAGGCTGTCAGAGGTGTGCTCGAACGCGGTCTCGCAGTCGCGTCGCGTCGTCGGGATCGAGCCGCTCCCGCGAGAGCGAGAGCATCACGTCGTCGCCCTCGAAGCGGGGGACGAGATGCACGTGCGCGTGGTCGACGGTCCCGACCAGCGGACCGGTCGTGTGAAAGACGCTGAACCCGCTCGGCTCGAGCGTCCTCTCCAGTGCGTTCGCGACGGTCCGCACCGTCTCGAAGACGGCCGTCGAGGTCGGTTCGTCGATCGTCAGGACGTCTTCCTCGTGGCTCCGCGGTACGACGAGACTGTGTCCCTTCACGGCCGGATTCGCGTCGAGAAACGCGACCGTTTCCTCGTCTTCGTGGAGAACGTGCGCCGATCGGTTTCCGGCGACGATTCGACAGAACTCACAGTCGTCGTGCATACCCGAACGTCCTCCCGAGTGAACATATACGTACCTCCAAGTGAGTCCGTCCGGAGAACCGACCGATCGACCGTCACCAGTCCATCGGCGGCGGCTCAGAGCAATCCGTGGTCGTCCTGTAGCGTGCGGTAGAGATCCAGATACCGATCGGCCACCGCCGACCGGTCGTAGTCGACGAACCGATCGTCGTACTCGCGGTGCTCGAGATCGCCCGCGGCGAGGATGGCCTCGGCGAGTTCGTCCTCGCTGGTCGTCCGGTATCCGCGGTCCCAGCCCTCGACGAGTTCGTGGGCGCTCGAGTTGACGTGGTACTCGGAGATGCCGACGCAGCCGGCGGCGATCGCCCACAGCATCTCCGTCGGGAAGACGCAGTGGTCCGCCGTCTGGGCGAAGACGTGGGCGCCGCGGTAGGCCGCGATCCGTTCCTCGAGTTCGAGGTCGCCGGCGAACGTCACCCGATCGTCGATACGGAGGTCGCTCGCGAGGCGCTCGTAGGTGTGTCGTTCGGGCCCGTCGCCGACGACTTTCGCCTCCCAGTCGCGGTCCCGGAGCTCGGCGAGGGCCAACAGCAGGCTCTCGAGGTTGGCTCCCTCGTCGAGTCGGCGGGCGTAGATCAC
This window harbors:
- the trpB gene encoding tryptophan synthase subunit beta, with the translated sequence METGGFEGYGGRHVPEPLREPLEELAAAYDDVATTDAFQSELRGLLEEFAGRPTPLYYARNLSERYGADIYLKREDLLHGGAHKINNCLGQALLAKRAGRDRLIAETGAGQHGTATAMVGALLGLETEIYMGRKDVERQEMNVFRMRLMGAEVNEVTRGDEGLADAVDAALEDFAENVEDTHYLVGSVVGPDPFPRMVRDFQSVIGREAREQIRERTGALPDAAVACVGGGSNAIGLFHAFRDDPVDFYGAEGGGEGPDSSRHAAPLASGTDDVIHGMKTRVIDDDVEVHSVSAGLDYPGVGPEHAMYRAVGRCEYTGVTDDEALAAFRELSETEGIIPALESSHAIARAIDLAEAGEHDTILVSLSGRGDKDMETAAATFDL
- a CDS encoding HIT family protein → MHDDCEFCRIVAGNRSAHVLHEDEETVAFLDANPAVKGHSLVVPRSHEEDVLTIDEPTSTAVFETVRTVANALERTLEPSGFSVFHTTGPLVGTVDHAHVHLVPRFEGDDVMLSLSRERLDPDDATRLRDRVRAHL